cacacacacacacacacacacacacacacacacacacacacacacacacaaacacagagacacaaataaaaatgtgcaaacaaAAAGGAGAGCTTTTCAAAAGACCTGCCCTTTCTGGCAAATACTCTGGGTGAGGTTTTTACAATGTTGAAAGGCTGCCAAACCCTTTTTCAGAGGGACATCAGAGTAGAATGCTGAAATGTGGAACATCCCTGTTTACTTTAGAGACTTCCACAAACACATCTGAAGTGCCCTACTTTGTTCTTGCGATAATGCTCAAAAAGAAAaatcctgttgtgtgtgtctgtgcgtgggTGTGCTATTTTTGGCGGACCACGCTTCTTGTGTGGCTGCATTaattgaaaaacacacacctgtgactTTGATGTGTCCATCCCAGAAGCATGCGCCAAAGACGAACATGAGCTCGTCCGAGTGGTCGGCCCTCACAAAGCTGGGTCTGGTGTACTCGTAGGCCTCTGGGCGGTGCTGAAACTCATACATGTACACTGATGCCCCCACATctgttagagagagaaacagggaattTGTGAGGGATTTTGGATGACCGATAACAAGGGGTAAACTATGGGAAGTGGTGACAGGGTTTTATGCAGATTTGATCATACCTAGGTAATATCTAGCCTCTTTAATAGCTGGAACCACCATCCAGTAGTCCCCCACTATTTCAGTGAACTGATCACGCATCTCCTGAGGTGTGTGCGCATCCTTAAAGTATTCATCCACAATTAGCTCCTTGGTCTCCATGggctgaaaacaaaacaaaatcgaCAACAGATGAACTTTATTCATGAGTTTATTGTGACGAGTGTTAACGCCTCCACAGGGTGTAGATGCAGTCTGAATctttttaaaggagaattccggtgtgaaattgagcttaactgtaccgaaacatgttaaggtgtactcacacgtgttttagacgcactttcactcacccccagcattccgaactcctccgttttcagcctagcttacagtaggcttgaatctattagattgggcattacgtagcctatgcagctaaatcgctatttttaaaccattaaaaaggttccaagtaactccacactgcattggtagacttctgagggtcctgacatttaaaacgagatactgagaactttggaaatgcacaggaagtttattaaaaaaagactgtttacaagcagtgccttcatagaatctctccgctgggcgccatcttggaatcaagtcgcgataagccaactgacgagcacgaacgaacaggaaggacaggggaacatattgctaaagtaattccataggaaatatatagttatactgtctacatgagcatgatgagtaacaaagctcaaaatgtttgcaatatgtccccctgtctttcctgttcgtttgtgctcgtcagtcgacttatcgcgacttcaccacaagatggcgcccagcggagagattctatgaaggtactgcttgaataaacagtcttttttaataaacttcctgtgcacttccaaagttctaagtatctcgttttaaatgtcaggaccctcagaagtcaaccaatgcagtgtggagttacttggaacctttttaatggtttaaaaatagcgatttagctgcataggctatgtaatgcccaatctaatagattcaagcctactgtaagataggctgaaaacggaggagttcggaatgctgggggtgagtgaaagtgcgtctaaaacatgtgtgagtacaccttaacatgttccggaacagttaagctcaatttcacaccggaattctcctttaattcaTCAGAGTTTTCTTATTTGTGAGTTGTCAAGTTCTTGTCATTTTCAATCGGTTAATAGGTTTCTTTCTGACCAGGAGAGGGAGGCATTTCACATGTGTCCAAAAGTGAGGTTTGTGGAATTGGAGAGAAAAACGAGCAAAAGTAAACCAGTACTATGAAGACAGGGAAGACAAAATATTCAGAGATAAATTCTGGGACAGAGAACAGTAACGGCATCATAGTTTTTTAAGGAACAGGcagtaaaaaagaaaatgatttgCTTGCACCTGAGCTTTAATAGTGAGCCTCGTAAAGTTCTGCAGAGGAAGTCAGATAATTAAAAGATTATTAAGAGAGTAGTTTGGTAGGTGCAGTTCAGGGCTTCTCAAAGACAGTACATTTGACATTGcaatacacttacacactttgACACTGCAATATGCAATATAATTATTGCAATGCAAGATAATGTGAAGAGACACTGTGATAAACACAGTGACTATAACTAGATAATTAAGAGAAAGTGAGGAGAGTAGTGTGGTAGATGCAGATCAGAGCTTTTCAAAGACAGTAAAGCGCAGCaggcatactgtacactacagaAGTGTATGCCTGCTTATGAAGTGAAGCACAAAGTACAGAACTCAGATCCAGATCCACATACAAAGCAAATGTAGTCAGCATGAGGGCATAGTGCCCATGCTTAATATGGCGAGACTCACCATGGTAGGTGGCAGATGAATGGCTAATTCTTTCATCACGAATGCTCTGTCCATACCTTTCTCCCATCCATCTGCTACAACTCCCTGTTTGGGGCATGTCGATTTCATTTCATCATCAGAAAAGTACTCACAAGGGTGATCATACATGTTAGATGCACTTTGATGAGGTCAATATGACAGAAATGGTCTTACAAATGGCAGCAGCCATCCAAACTCATGGTTGGTTACACCGACAATTACTGGAACTTTCTGAAAGTCTTTCTCCTTTAAAATGTCCTCTGGCAATGCAGTCAAAAACTTGCCGTCAACAGTTGCACCCCGGGGTATTCTAGTCTTCTCAGAGAAAAcgtgaaaaaaatattattaataaaaaataaatacataaaatatcAAATGAATAACTTTTGTTTCTCACTTCTTTCTGTCATATGGAGCTTACTGTAAGGGCGGCACTGATGAGTTCCTCTACGGACTTCTCCCTAATGCATTGCACAAGGAGTTCAGTTGAGTTGGAGGTGCATCCTGTTGCCTTTGCCACCATCTTCAAATAACAAATTACATCATCAGCTGCTTCGTGAAGGCATGCAATTGTTATATTGTTATAGTAACAAGTTTATAAGTACATAGAATGGAATGAGCTGATGAGTTCTGAATACAACAAAGTAAATGCCACTCTGCTTGATTGACATCTATGTCTCCCCTTGAACATGTGTCATAAAATTCATGGTGATAAAAAAAAGTACATAACATgataaaacaacaacatccctgacattttgttttgataGCCAGTAGTCTCCACTCAATTCTAACCTCAGCATAAACCATAGGGGTCTTGGTAGAGTAAGTCTCCAGTGTTGATGCTCCACTCTGAAAGATCGCTCTGTGGAACAATCCTTTTGCCAGAGGAGACAGGAgctgagagaaagaaacacattgTGCACCAGAGTCTATTATGAATGTGAGAAAGTGATTTCTTTCTGTTCCTCTATTGTTGATCAAAGACCTCCATGTTTAAAGTGATACGTTATGCCATGTTCATGGCTTTGTGAGGTACAATGATAGACGAAGTAAACATAGGTTAAGACATTTGTAAACAGTATATTTCACCAAGAACCAAGTTGTCGCACAGAAGATATCAGCAGAACAAATGTCTGCCAtcaacatctacagtacacttaCGCTTCACTATTCCAAAAAATGCTGGGTGATGCCCCAAAAAagccctgctctgtgtgtgttgtacacttGTAAAAGGTGGTTTTACTTACTAGCATAGATGCACTGATCCCTCCAGCCGACTGTCCAGCGATGGTGACAGAGTTGGGGTCTCCTCCGAAGCTCTCGATGTTCTCCTGCACCCACTGGAGAGCAGCTATCTGGTCCAGGAAGCCCCAGTTTCCCTGAGCATTCGTGTCTCCAGTGCTTCACAGATTGAGAAGCAGAAAACCGAACTCTGTAATCTCAGTAAATGTGAAGACGTttatttctttggaattgagtaaacaactgttcTTAAATTCCTTCATTTACAAGACTGCAGCAATTATGAAACAATTCggtaagagtttaatgcaccaatttgAGTTTAATTTCAGTGCTAGTTACGCCCCACCTGGAGGTCATAAGTCGattaaaaatgataataataataaaacatgtgGGGCCTACActggtgtgcactgtgcagacaTTCTCCCCTTCAAATAATTTCTCCCGCACTTGGCCTAAAgatggttatggctatttgcCATCCCTAAAGATAGGTGGGATGAGCACACAACCATTCAACCAAAACTCATTTCACATGTACCTGAAGTAGCCCAAAATCCCAAGGCGGTACTGAATGATCACCACGACAACATCTTGATAAGCTGCCAATACTGATCCATCAAATTGGGCAGCTCCTCCCAAATACAGAGCGCCCCCATGGATCCACACCATGACCTGAGCATcagaacacaaacataaacaaataataaagaGCAAAGATTGGCTTTAAAAGGATATCATCAATTGCAGGGGTTGCTAAAATGTACTTTATGTGCTCTAGAAGCTACATGCTAAAGTAAACATTAGCATTGTAGTCTTACTGGCAGCTTTTTTCCAGCGCAGGGGTTAGTAGGAGGAGTGTACACGTTGAGGTATAAGCAGTCCTCTGACAGGCCAGGTAGTGCAAACTTGTTTGCCATGACTTTGGCTATGTGGTTGACAAAAGCTATTGGCTGAGGACACCtgtcagagagtgagaaagagagagatagagtgatggagggagagaaagagagagagggaggtggaaaTAAGAAGTGCAGAGTAGGTaaaagttttaaaaaatgtCACGTCAATGCCAATAGCACGGGACAGGTATGAAAGCGTTAATAACCACAAATTACACCTGAAACATTATCCTTAAACAAATGTGAAAGTACTTTGTGGCGAGACCTTGTGGCATGGGCTAATtggctggttttttttttttatcattgagCCAGACTCACATGGGCGGCTGCTGGgtggcgtctctctctccctcccaggaCTCTGCAGGCTGGGGTTCAGACAGACGCAGGGGTCCCAGAGGGGGTCGTGCAAAGGGGATCCCCAAATACTGCTGCACCTGCTTATCGGAGCCTTTCACAGTCATGGAGGCACCCCGAAGAGTCCCATTCCTCACCGACACCACGGGACTGGAGTCTGCagaacacacagcaaacacttgTATCACTTGTTGTAATAAGATTAGCTATTTATCTCTGTGTAATAATATAAcacagaactagaactagaaccATGACTTGAACTATTCAGTTTGTCACTCTTCTTCATTGTAAGAGGGATTAACAAACAGCAACATAAAGGAATCCACAATACagtgttgttttttctctccatttatTGTTCCTTATCCATCATCAATATCTCAGCTTTTGAACTCAAACACTACTATGTTAAGCAATAATAAGCAAAtcgaggtcaaagttcaacagtTACAGTCACATTCTATCGCTTAACAAATATTTGCCATCAGGTGTAGGTGTCCCACACCATCCACTTTGGGAAGGTAACATCACCAGGATGAGCTCTGGTACACCTAATGGCCCTGCTCTTGATCGTGGCTAAAttaataatagtagtaataattAGTAAAAATGCATGGGTAGTATTGTCTTCCAAAAACATTTGAGTAGATGTTACGACATGGCACTGAATCAGACACAGAAGTGTGTACTGACACCTTTAACAGATTGTCTGTTGGTCAGCCAACATTCGGAAAATTtacaacagtagcctactctacATCTAGGCAGTAACAGTGTCCACATGGAATCTACCCCCAATTAAATAATAACGGAAGACATTACCACAAGACTGTCATGGCTGCTGACACTgcctgtgtgtaggctgtcattACCCCTGTTGTCACTGTTGACTTAGAAGTCTATGGATCAATACTGTGAGAAAACGAGAGTGTGTTACTTACCCGTTAGTGAGAGGGacagcagaaaaaaggtttggTGCAAGCCGAAGTTCATGATCTTCCCTATCATGGTTAATAGCGTAATGACCAGTGACAATACACTGAGAAATACACTGTCATCGGCTTTGTAACAGATTGTCACTGATTTTGTTACACCATTAACAGTCAATCTACCTCCAAATTACACCACACAAGACAGTtgcaaaatgtgaaatgtgcatgtttgGTAATACAGGAATAACAGTAGGAACTCCGCGATTTCGAAACCTTTTTCTCAATCAAGTAAAACATTTCCCTCTAGAGGAGTCACTCTATCATTACAACTCCGGGCCTACCTGTCCTGGAGCTCCTCAAAGTGCTTTTCGACATTTCACTTTTGTTTATTGAATGAAATGTCAATATATGAAAAGGCTAAGTCGCATATAGGCCTAAAGGAAGGATGAGATTATTTCATCTGTGGTATGATGTGAAAATGTATGTAATATATTAATGTAattgatgtaggctatgtatagcctcgcgagccatccacgtacttccggccaaggattgcctgaaatggtagtattatgggatggttaggaccaggctaggcTATGTAGGCACactgtaaaccaggggtcggcaattaagtttggcctcgggccagatattttccgagccattacatagcgggccacaagttcacaaccaaaacaatggctaatttaattaattaatatcggaggaggtaaaaatgataggcgctcttgaaatgacagagcagagacattcaagcaggctgatgtaggttaaatttgtcgactggtcattgggggcgctattatatgcctgtgtctttaaaaaatgataataaaaaacaccagaaaaacatttccacgcgttgctgttagctgtcaaaaaatggcacaatgaaaaaatctgaagagaaaagttaacagcgaaaacaggatctttaatgatgaatggacagagaactatgccttcatcctccctaattgtattaatgcaaagcccacatgcctgatctgtaacaactaacgagggtttctctgcatgcaaagagtacaagacggcaccacgaaagtaagcatgctaatttaaaggttgcgttcctaaataacacgcacgctattaatgtttgaaactcgtgttttacttttcacagttctatgtgcgtaaattgcctgtttgatgtcaggcctgtttaaaagaagtcgtgttttaattatcaccataagcctatgtccgttgtttgaatgacaacatgtgttttagggactagcttggaatttgagaaccagcgctgtccactgacttcattttgattttgcatgttgtgcgttcacgctgcacctcgctgcgtgcttcactcgtattcagatgagacaaatatctaagcatttagattgattgaaattcttctgttctggaaagttacgtttcaaaataaagagcatgtttgagactggcagtccgatttttaaaaagttttttttttttttttcattctctggttcaaaagatctcacgggccagatgtttttcgcttgcgggccgcatctggcccgcgggccgcctattgccgaccactgctgTAAACTATTGTTTGAAGCTAGTACATAGGCGTACACGTCAAGTGTATAACGTAATAGGCATACTTGTGGTCAAACATCTCATTCGTCTTATCGTCTCTACATTACACTGACTGCCATTTAGCGGTACCTTGATTGGAGAGATATGACCAGGCACTCTATTCATCATTAATTTCTAATTGGACATATTGTGCTTGATCTTctttaaagaaagaaacaatCAAACAAGCAAAATGGGACATAGATGTATTTCTCATGTATTGGGCTAATCCAATCAATATTCAATAAATAGGCCTAGTCATTTAACTTAATAACACAGACTATACACTAGCACCCAACTGCATCTGTTGTTAAATTAATCTATATTGAGCGTGCATAAAGCGTGTTGTTGCGTcgtaaaatgttttgtttactaAATTTGCATTAGTTTGTGTAGTTCGGTTTGACACATGCATTGCATTGCgcattacagtatgtgccacaCAGATCATCTTATACATTTATCAATGCGCCGTTTGTAGTTTGTGTAATTCAAGTGAACACCTGAAGCAGAGGTGACATGGCATGCACCTATACACATCTGAATCTATCTTTTGGGGGAAATTAGGGTTACATTTTAGgaaattattatattattatattattataagtAGACCTGGTTCTATGTTCACATGTGCATTGACCTCAATGACAATTTTGGGTGGAAAACAAATCTAATTGTATCCTACAGCAATGTGAGCAGGCGCAGCCTACATATGAAATAACTTTGATTGCCTCACATCCATGAGTAGCCtccataatgtttttttcttgaaGAGAACATAAGACGCGTGTAGTTTTGCAGTTATAGGCCGGTGCTATTTCCCAAACGGCATCAGCTCTCCGATATTTGTGTGAAGATTTTGTTCCACTAGATGGTAGCAATGAGTTGATAGAATCGCGTTTAGCAAAGATAAACAATTATCATTGGGATTTTTTTCTGCCAGGAAATTACAAATAGATCGACTTCAAAGAAAGAAGAATATATAAGGCTATGCCTTTCACAACCTAGGCTACTGTTGAGAGAGCGGCAGTTAATAGGGCCTAATATATAGGCTAAATAGAGATTTCTTTTAccatactattattattattattattattattattcagtaATAGGATGATTAAATATATTGATGGCATGTGCAATTGTGAAGAATCATGACAAAGAGATACAGCCAAAGTAATTAGATTTTAGAATTAAAAGAATAAAATGCATTCCTTAAAATCAATCTAAATTTCTTTACAAAATGAAAGTGAAGGATCACGATAATTTGACGAACGAGTTATGAATGATCTATTCGGGGGAAAAAAGGTTAAGTTTGGGACAAAACAGGCAATTGTGTATCGATTAAATTAGGTAATTTATTACAAAAATAATGTTTTGCTTAAAAGCGTGCGCGGGCGTAGCTTGAACGTGCGTCTTACGTCACACGGAAGAGGCGTGGCGGGAGGCGTTTCTGTGTGGCTCATCATCGGCCCTTGTGTTTAATGTATTTGACGGTTCCATTGAGAACTGCGACTTAGTAGTACGGATGGGGGTGTGGACCAGGAATTAACGCAAGTAAGCAACAACATTGGCAGCTTTGCAAGCCACGAAACTGTAACAGTAATTACAGAGACATTGTATAGCAAGTCGTTTCGTTGTGGCAGTACCGACGCTCCGGAGGCGCCGGGGAAGTAGGAGCGCTCATCTGGGAAGCAACTGAAAAAGTACCGTCACAAGAAGCTCACGCGGCCACAGGTAGCTCCGACGGCTGATATCAAAGTGCATGTCATGCGGGTAGCCCCGGACGGAGATCGATCCGTGTTTTTCTGCTGCTAGTTCTCCGTGGACTGATCACTTCCCTGCCGTATACCAGGAAACAAGCGACAGTCATGTCTCGAAGAAAACAGAGCAAGCCCCGGCAGATCAAACGTAAGCCTTAAATTAACTCTCATCTTTAAAGATAGTTAATTATTCACAGTTCAGCTGCTCATTAAAGAGAATGGTCATTGGTAGAACTGTGGGTTTAGAACTGAATGCTCCGACTAGCTGATTCCATAAGCGCAAAATGTCCAGATGGGTTATCAGCTGCTGACAATAATAATTTCTTAGAAATAAACCCTACTACCTGGGTATCAAGTGTGGGGACGTAGCGACACTGCAAACTCTCCAACCCACTGACGAGGGCTGTACTCAATACAGGTAGCTTGTGACTATCAGTGtaatattaggctactattcTACTCAGTAGGCTAAATTAATGTGTAGTCTAACACATGTCAGAATATTCGTGCAACACccgaatgtgtgtgagtgtgtgtgtgtgtgtgtgtgtgtgtgtgtgtgtgtgtgtgtgttagcacaaCTCTAGTTTACAGGTGAAGGAAATAGTggtggtaaaaaaaataacgaAATTCCATTCCATAAGGGACATTCGCATACAGTGAGCTAACGTTTTTCCTTATTTGAGAGTGATTGTATACTTCAaaacatgtttgcatgtgtcatgTAAAGTACAGTTGAAAACTTTTGAGACTGCTCTCTAGTCATAGAAATTGCCCACTGGAGATTGCACACCATCCTGGAATTAATCTTTTTAAGTCAAAAACATTGCAAGGACAGTCTAAAATCTGCTTACTTTCCTCAGACACGTTGCCCATAGCCAACCGAACTGTGACCGTGGTTTCCTGTTTAATTCTGTTGTGGAAACGTCACTGTTCTCTGAAAAAGATGATGTGAGAGCAGATAAACAGCGATCCGATCTCAGGGGCGATAAGGATTAAAATTGgatcttttttatttgttttctgtcTGTGGCTGTACTGTGGCTGGCGTTGCATTTCTCCCCGGCTTTTCAGTTCTGTTTCCAGAGATGGGGCGTCAGATAGCGCGCCCAGCTGATCTCGCTCGCTGATAACCGCTTACAATTGGATCTTTTTTCATCAATCCTTTTAACTCTGTAATGCTCAGGCGCCGGTCTAGTTTTTTCCTGCCTTGTCCTAAGCTGGCCGACTTCGTCTCTGTGCTTGACAAGTTCTTCCTGTTTATAAAATGTGAGGTTTATCACAGTTCTCTGCTTAGATCTCACAGTTGATATTTTGTCAGAGTAAAAATAAtgggtctctctccctctctctctctctctctctctctctctctctctcaaacgaCTCAGCAGTGCTGAAAAGTCGTTTTGCTCTGGTGCCAGACGCTGTTTCAGTTCTTCATCCAGAGGAGATGATTCGGCGCGATAAGCACAGTAGCAATATCTTGGAGGTTGAATTTGAAAGGGctgttcaaaaataaatattaatgcgaGTCAAAGGCAGAAAGCGACTCTTGAAAGGGGAAGAAAAATCGCCCGATAAGGTAACATTAGCATATACATGTACCGCAGAGCGTTAAAGGCGGTTTCGAGGTTTGTTTAAAGGCAACTGCAGAGGAACAGGCGCACCAGTGGGCAgtcacggcacggcacggcacgcacAAAATGACTTGAAGTAGTGTTCCTAATGGAACCGTTAGTCATATCCTTTCACTGCCCACTTTAATTGTTATATAGCCTAATTCACCTTTAGGTGACTATTGTGAAAAAAGCCACtgcatctcctgtgtgtgtgtgcccgaaaAAGTGGCAAGTTCAGTGATGGGCATCTTCTAAAACTTAGACCCAAATATaagaaaaataatgtgaaacgCCGATCCTGCCGCCATTCTGTCATGTCCTTGATTACAACGTACTCAATGTATTGGTTTggcagtgttgtgtttggtttgtgGGTGTAAATAATcaccatacaatttccaattgGCTTTGATTGTTAAAAAGACTTGgctgaatgtacgagagtacgGTAGGACCAGGCCCTGGTCTTTTGCCCTGGTCTGCTGCCCGAATACCCCAGGCATAAAATAGTATATTGTAGTGAAACATTTTAAGATACATTATACATGTCCCACAGATGCATGGTTTTGAAAACACACCCTCTGCACTGATGAAACTAATGAGCTCTGCGGACAACTCTAGACACTGGGAGAGATAAGAGCTGAGCAGCAGGCTTCTGATGGGTGTCATGGCCCTCTTTGTTATCAGGCCTCTCGCCCGGATGGGTCTGCAGTCACATGGTACAcaagacagagtgagtgagagagagatagagagagggagagagacggagaggaagagataaagatagatagggagagagagagagagagagagagagagagagagagagagagagagagagggaggaggggggcaacCCACATTgcttctttcctctttctcccatGATCTCCAAGGCCTCGTCAGACATGTTGACTTTCAGGCCATGGTCACAGACTTGCGATTGCAGTCGCTTATTCAAAAATAACAGACCGTTATTGAGCGTTTGCATATGCAAGGGGGGGATTGTGGGGGGATACAAGTCTCCCCCCACAACTACAGTGTCTGGTTTCATAGGATCCAGCGTGTGTTAGAGGAAATATTTGTGTGCGTCTTTTGTGCGTCACTCTCCCAGTGGTGAAGATGGTAGGAACAGATAATCCATCCGTCCCCGATGAAGAGATTAGCGGGTGGCCCGGTGGGGCTGGAACCCAGggcttatatatttatatttatatataattttGTCTGTTGAGATAGAGGAAGGTGATAGTGGAGCCACAGCGATCTCTTCCTCAGATAAGGGTCGAGCGTGAGACAGATGCAGGCGATTGGAACGGATTCCGCACTATAATTACATTTGGCTGCCGAATTCTCATCTTtgtcatgtttgtgttgttggttgttgttgttgttgttgttgtttgttgtttgcaaCTGGCTGAGTGTAGCTACcgataagtgagtgagtgagagagagaaacaagagagagagagagagaggaagagagagagagacaaaaaagtgtgtgagagagacggagaaggaaagagagagagagagagagagggagagagagaggatgggccGATAAGAGCAGAATAGGATGGTAAAGCAGATAAGGGGAATAGGGGGCAGAGGCAGGCATACAGAAATGGCAGATGGATGTATTCTGAGTCTAAAAGCAGCTCCCACACTGAGATGGTGGGGTCAGATAAGCAGGCATTCAGATGGAGGCAGATAGGAGGCCTGGGCTGATGCTGGGAGATAGCGTGCACGCTGCAGCGGTTCCGCCATGCTGACATCATCCAGACGTCCTTGGGGTCACCCTGAATTATTCAGCTGGCCTGCGTGGAGGGTCAAGGGTCAGAGttcacagagagggggagagagaaactcTGCAGGGTCAGATGATTTGAAGAGGTTCCTTACACTGACCGAACAGTTAAAGATGTGACgtgactgtgttttttttttcgtactTTGaagtttttctttcttctcttttttttttttgtaacctTGAGTTTGATGATAATCAAAGTTCCTgtttcctcctcatctctgtgtctttctctgcgTCTCTGACATTAAGTGTGAGGCCTGAACAAAAAACTCCCCAAAAAGCCAGGTCAGGAAGTCTCTTTACTACAGAATGAGCTTCTTCACTTTACACTGGAAGTTgtgaaaagcttttttttttttttttaaactcacGGTGTGACTTTGTCTTTGGGTtgcctccccccttctcttctccctctctccccctctctctccctctccctctctctctctctctctctctctctctctctctctctctctctctctctctctctctcgtgctctgtAGTGCCTTGGTGGCttttgcctgtgtgtttttcCGTCTTTGTTCTGCTTTTAGCTCGATGTGAACTTTTGATAAGCCCCGGGGCCCCGATCTCCAGCGCAGATAAAGATCGCCAAGTGCGATAAGAGTTGCTATCAGCACGCAGCAGGCAGGAGCGGTGACTCCACTACAATAACAAAAGCCCCCACGTAGGAGCAGCAGTCTGGGCCCAGGCCCTGGCAATCAGTTCCACCCCTAATGTGATTAATGTTGTTGTATAATTAGATGATAGGTGTGAATGCGTTTCTCTAAAAccccccaccatcacccccacaACCACCGTAACCAGCCCCACAACTAACCCACCCACAGACACCAGGCTTTtgtgctttttcttttcttttttcgctCCCTTTTCTGCTCTTCGCCGcccactccgtgt
This sequence is a window from Sardina pilchardus chromosome 10, fSarPil1.1, whole genome shotgun sequence. Protein-coding genes within it:
- the LOC134094161 gene encoding carboxylesterase 5A-like translates to MIGKIMNFGLHQTFFLLSLSLTDSSPVVSVRNGTLRGASMTVKGSDKQVQQYLGIPFARPPLGPLRLSEPQPAESWEGERDATQQPPMCPQPIAFVNHIAKVMANKFALPGLSEDCLYLNVYTPPTNPCAGKKLPVMVWIHGGALYLGGAAQFDGSVLAAYQDVVVVIIQYRLGILGYFSTGDTNAQGNWGFLDQIAALQWVQENIESFGGDPNSVTIAGQSAGGISASMLLLSPLAKGLFHRAIFQSGASTLETYSTKTPMVYAEMVAKATGCTSNSTELLVQCIREKSVEELISAALTTRIPRGATVDGKFLTALPEDILKEKDFQKVPVIVGVTNHEFGWLLPFGVVADGWEKGMDRAFVMKELAIHLPPTMPMETKELIVDEYFKDAHTPQEMRDQFTEIVGDYWMVVPAIKEARYYLDVGASVYMYEFQHRPEAYEYTRPSFVRADHSDELMFVFGACFWDGHIKVTGKITEEENRLCKTMMAYWANFMRTGSPNGPGLVHWPLYDASNKYLNLNLQQSEGQDLKKDRVQFLKNLAANKTQLQ